The following coding sequences are from one Veillonella rodentium window:
- a CDS encoding transposase: protein MRMKEDHMCNGQLKPAYNIQLAVHSEYIMGVGVFPNPNDTNTLIPFVQQLERLHTQHFKYVVADAGYDSHENLTWLKHNQYLSCIKPQYYERQKTKVWTTDIGKARNMQYIPEEDSFICAKGRQLKYAYTRNIKKKTGFVSERKVYICESYNRCGYKKDCQPYAKQTTVNPIKRIEITPAYDAVLAENQRRLLSDTGVQLRINRSIQVEGTFGVLKQDLGFRRFLHRGTGKVHKMLYLLAMGFYLTKLHNRIQAGRIHTTVFTVKGTA, encoded by the coding sequence ATGCGTATGAAAGAAGACCATATGTGTAATGGACAGCTTAAGCCTGCTTACAATATACAATTGGCTGTTCATTCTGAATATATTATGGGAGTTGGTGTATTCCCTAATCCTAATGATACCAATACATTAATTCCGTTTGTACAACAATTAGAACGACTTCACACACAACATTTCAAATATGTAGTGGCAGATGCCGGCTATGATAGCCATGAAAACCTAACATGGTTAAAACACAACCAGTATCTATCTTGTATAAAACCACAGTATTATGAAAGACAAAAGACTAAGGTATGGACTACCGATATTGGTAAAGCTCGTAATATGCAATATATACCGGAAGAGGATTCGTTTATATGTGCTAAAGGGCGCCAATTAAAATATGCCTATACACGTAACATTAAAAAGAAAACAGGATTTGTATCTGAGCGAAAGGTATATATTTGTGAATCCTATAACCGATGTGGATACAAAAAAGACTGTCAACCGTATGCGAAACAGACAACAGTAAATCCTATAAAGAGAATTGAGATTACCCCTGCTTATGATGCCGTATTGGCAGAAAACCAACGTAGACTGCTTAGTGATACAGGTGTCCAATTGCGGATTAACCGCTCCATTCAAGTGGAAGGTACATTTGGTGTCTTAAAACAGGATCTTGGATTTAGACGTTTTTTACATCGAGGGACTGGTAAAGTACATAAAATGTTGTACCTATTAGCGATGGGATTTTATCTTACAAAACTACACAACCGAATACAAGCAGGACGAATTCATACAACAGTATTCACCGTAAAAGGAACTGCTTAA
- a CDS encoding MFS transporter yields the protein MSELKMPQVGASRSEIVANWQPENPEFWEKFGKKIAKQNLVISTIALTLSFCVWYLWSTIAAQLNSAGFNFTTDQLFTLAAFPGLVGATLRFVYTYMPALVGGKNWTFFSTLILLVPVVWLGFAVQDTTTSYTTFMILTALIGLAGANFSSSMAYIGNFFPKSEKGTALGINGGIGNLGISVIYFLAPFAMGSATLGNIFGVTPTIIKGNAVYLANAAFMWIVPLVVILALMTRFMDNLPLDKPNPKNLVQIFGNKHTWALTLLYTCSFGAFSGYAAALGLLVGKEFPEIPFASIAFVGPLVAGALRPVGGWLADKINSGTKVTFISLIGLCATTALIAVGVDMHNFPFFFTMSILTFVCCGFATGATFRMIPHVFGNPLLSSLITGFVAAVAAYGAFVTPKIFGFVYSTFGNIHPAFAVLLAFNIVTVAVCYWFYVRKAANMNV from the coding sequence ATGAGCGAACTAAAAATGCCTCAAGTAGGCGCTAGCCGCAGTGAAATCGTGGCAAACTGGCAACCGGAGAACCCTGAGTTCTGGGAGAAATTTGGTAAGAAAATCGCGAAACAAAACCTGGTTATCTCCACTATCGCCCTAACCTTATCATTTTGCGTATGGTATTTATGGTCTACCATCGCTGCACAGCTGAACAGCGCGGGATTTAACTTTACAACGGATCAGTTGTTTACATTGGCCGCCTTTCCTGGCCTCGTAGGTGCTACATTACGATTTGTGTACACCTATATGCCGGCATTGGTGGGCGGTAAGAACTGGACATTCTTCTCCACACTTATCTTATTGGTCCCTGTTGTATGGCTCGGCTTTGCCGTGCAGGATACGACGACTTCCTATACCACATTTATGATTTTAACCGCTCTTATCGGTTTAGCGGGCGCCAACTTCTCGTCCTCCATGGCATATATCGGCAACTTCTTTCCTAAATCAGAAAAAGGTACCGCCCTCGGTATCAATGGCGGTATCGGTAACCTCGGTATTTCCGTAATCTACTTCTTGGCTCCATTTGCTATGGGCTCCGCTACACTGGGTAATATCTTCGGTGTAACACCGACTATCATTAAAGGCAATGCGGTATATCTTGCCAATGCAGCGTTCATGTGGATTGTACCGCTCGTAGTTATCCTTGCACTCATGACGCGTTTCATGGATAATCTGCCTCTAGATAAACCGAATCCTAAAAACCTCGTACAGATTTTCGGTAACAAACACACTTGGGCTTTGACTTTACTTTACACATGCTCTTTCGGTGCTTTTTCCGGTTATGCCGCAGCGCTTGGCCTCTTAGTAGGTAAAGAGTTCCCTGAAATTCCATTCGCATCGATTGCATTCGTAGGCCCGCTCGTAGCAGGTGCACTTCGTCCTGTCGGCGGCTGGCTCGCGGATAAGATCAACAGCGGTACAAAAGTTACCTTCATAAGCCTCATCGGTTTATGTGCTACAACGGCATTAATCGCAGTCGGTGTAGACATGCATAACTTTCCGTTCTTCTTTACAATGTCCATATTGACCTTCGTATGTTGCGGTTTTGCAACCGGCGCAACCTTCCGTATGATTCCGCATGTATTCGGCAATCCGTTGCTATCCTCACTTATTACAGGATTTGTAGCGGCCGTAGCTGCATACGGTGCTTTCGTTACACCTAAAATTTTCGGCTTCGTATATTCCACATTCGGCAATATCCATCCGGCCTTCGCCGTATTGCTCGCTTTCAACATCGTGACCGTAGCGGTCTGCTACTGGTTCTATGTGCGCAAGGCGGCAAATATGAATGTATAA
- a CDS encoding Crp/Fnr family transcriptional regulator — translation MDRNLIDKLLALPGDEVHLKKGDFLFHEGDRAEYFYIVLKGRFSIKKFEASGHIFALRLVGPGNVIGEIPLYEENTKTYVFNAIAREPSSVYCIRYDVLESAIAKDHSLAIAMMKIYTLHMRRQQAKYRDLLLYGKKGAFYSTLLRLANSYGIKREDGIFIDIALTNQELAEFAATSRESLNRMLSELRRLGYVAYDKHHLVICDFDALIGLLDLDVDTIDPNISNIE, via the coding sequence ATGGATCGTAATCTAATTGATAAATTGCTTGCTTTGCCGGGGGATGAAGTGCATCTAAAAAAAGGTGATTTTCTCTTCCATGAGGGGGATAGGGCTGAATACTTTTATATTGTTTTAAAAGGTAGATTCAGTATAAAAAAATTTGAGGCCAGCGGGCATATATTTGCTCTGCGTCTTGTAGGCCCTGGTAATGTAATAGGCGAGATTCCTCTCTATGAGGAGAATACAAAAACATACGTGTTTAATGCGATTGCACGAGAACCCAGTTCTGTGTATTGTATACGTTATGATGTGTTGGAGTCGGCTATTGCAAAGGATCATTCGTTAGCGATTGCGATGATGAAGATCTATACATTACATATGCGCCGCCAGCAGGCGAAGTACCGTGATTTGCTTTTATACGGCAAGAAGGGTGCTTTTTATTCTACCCTGTTACGTTTAGCCAATAGTTATGGCATTAAGCGTGAGGACGGTATCTTTATAGATATTGCCTTGACTAATCAAGAGCTGGCCGAATTTGCCGCCACATCAAGAGAAAGTTTAAATCGCATGCTCAGTGAGTTACGAAGACTAGGCTATGTAGCCTACGACAAACACCATCTGGTTATCTGTGACTTTGATGCATTAATCGGATTGCTTGATTTGGATGTCGATACTATCGATCCGAACATCAGTAACATCGAATAA
- a CDS encoding nitrate reductase subunit alpha: protein MSLLSQKFKFLRKKDVSPSGHQITEDGGREWENFYRDRWSYDKVVRTTHGVNCTGSCSWNIYVKNGVVAWENQAIDYPETPDDMPDYEPRGCPRGATFSWYLYSPLRVKYPYVRGELVELWREAKKNAKNPIEAWKSIVEDPEKARKYKSARGMGGFVRSTWEEATEITAASLLYTAKTYGPDRNAGFSVIPAMSMLSYAAGARFLNLMGGTPLSFYDWYADLPPSSPQVWGEQTDTPESGDWYNAGYIMTWGSNVPLTRTPDAHFLTEVRYKGTKVVSVSPDYAESTTSSDAWLNVKAGTDAALAMAMGHVILKEYYIDKETPYFKEYAKEFTDMPFLVRVEEINGNVQPGRFLNAKDLGRQEEGADFQMVLIDETTKEIVVPNGTMGDRHTHPEKWNLRLENRDTGAKIDPQLSVFDQREDVTIVKLPYFGDEAHEGVIERAIPTITIQTVDGPVKVTTVYDLILANYGIDRGIGGEVATSYTDDTPYTPTWQEKITGIKADIAIATAREFADNAEKTKGRSMIIMGGGINHWYHADIIYRTILNLIMFCGTEGVNGGGWAHYVGQEKLRPVEGWGGIMTANDWSKAPRLQNGTSWFYFATEQYRSDCIDLADRVSKLAKPRYRHPGDYNVLAARLGWLPSYPTFNKGSQQLINDARASGAGTESEINQYVAQSLKNKELQFCVEDPAAKENHPRNLFVWRANLIGSSSKGHEYFLKHLLGTKNAVLEDDDSPTRPEEIKWREADGAGKLDLLIDIDFRMASTGLYSDIVFPAATWYEKEDLSSTDMHPYVHVFQAAVDCAWETKSDWDTFRTLAETVSRVAKESGFTEYEDIVAVPLGHDSPGEVAQPEGKVLDWSKGECEPIPGKTMPNLVHVKRDYGQIFEKFIALGPNIENKMGAHGMAWDVSDEYKTLYDQNGTIDNPEFVSHGRPSIYECKEACNAVLTLSSCTNGKLAVRSWKAMEEKTGLSGLEKNAKGREQEKITFDDMVRQPRFIISSVTSTGKNDKNRRYSPFTTSTEDKVPFRTVTGRQSFYCDHEMMRDYGEAMALYKPVLSYKPVQKDYSIEGIPEITLKYLTPHHKWSTHSMYFDSQQMLTLFRGGQTIWLNEDDAAEIGVKDNDWVEAFNKNGVVAARAVVSPRIPRGISYMHHSQDRHINVPGTQVKKDRRGGTHNAPTHIHMKPTHMIGGYGQLSYGFNYYGPTGNQRDMTIVARKLKEVDWLED, encoded by the coding sequence ATGAGCCTGTTGTCTCAAAAGTTTAAGTTTCTTCGCAAGAAGGACGTGTCTCCAAGCGGTCATCAGATTACAGAGGATGGTGGTCGTGAGTGGGAAAATTTTTATCGAGACCGTTGGTCCTACGATAAAGTAGTCCGTACGACACATGGTGTGAACTGTACCGGTTCCTGCAGCTGGAATATTTACGTTAAGAATGGTGTGGTGGCATGGGAGAATCAGGCTATCGATTATCCTGAAACGCCGGATGATATGCCAGATTATGAACCGCGCGGATGCCCTCGCGGTGCGACATTCTCCTGGTATCTCTATAGCCCGTTGCGCGTAAAATATCCGTATGTGCGTGGCGAATTGGTTGAGCTTTGGAGAGAAGCGAAAAAGAATGCCAAGAATCCGATCGAAGCCTGGAAATCCATTGTAGAGGATCCAGAAAAAGCCAGAAAATATAAATCTGCCCGTGGTATGGGCGGCTTTGTGCGTTCCACATGGGAGGAAGCGACAGAGATTACTGCCGCATCCTTATTATATACTGCAAAAACATACGGCCCTGACCGTAATGCGGGCTTTTCCGTAATTCCGGCGATGTCCATGTTGTCCTATGCGGCCGGTGCCCGTTTTCTTAACTTAATGGGCGGCACTCCGTTATCATTCTATGACTGGTATGCCGATTTGCCGCCTTCCAGTCCACAAGTTTGGGGTGAACAGACTGATACGCCTGAATCCGGTGATTGGTATAATGCGGGTTATATTATGACTTGGGGATCCAATGTTCCATTGACTCGTACGCCTGATGCTCACTTCTTGACGGAGGTTCGTTATAAAGGTACGAAGGTTGTGTCCGTATCCCCTGACTATGCGGAATCTACGACGTCCTCCGATGCATGGCTCAATGTGAAAGCCGGCACTGATGCGGCCCTTGCTATGGCAATGGGGCATGTTATCTTAAAAGAATACTACATCGATAAAGAAACGCCATACTTTAAGGAGTATGCAAAAGAGTTCACAGATATGCCGTTCCTCGTACGCGTTGAAGAAATCAACGGCAACGTGCAGCCGGGTCGCTTCTTGAATGCGAAGGACTTAGGTCGTCAAGAGGAAGGCGCTGACTTCCAGATGGTACTGATCGATGAAACGACTAAAGAAATCGTTGTTCCGAACGGTACAATGGGTGATCGTCATACCCATCCTGAGAAATGGAACTTGCGTCTTGAAAACCGCGATACGGGGGCAAAAATTGATCCTCAATTATCCGTGTTTGACCAACGCGAGGATGTTACCATCGTTAAATTGCCATACTTTGGTGACGAGGCACATGAAGGTGTTATTGAACGTGCAATCCCTACCATTACGATACAAACTGTAGATGGCCCTGTAAAAGTAACAACCGTATACGACCTTATTCTCGCTAACTACGGTATCGACCGTGGTATCGGCGGTGAAGTAGCGACGAGTTATACTGATGACACTCCTTACACACCTACGTGGCAGGAAAAAATCACAGGCATAAAAGCTGATATCGCTATTGCTACGGCTCGTGAGTTTGCCGATAATGCGGAAAAAACGAAAGGCCGTTCCATGATTATCATGGGTGGCGGTATCAACCACTGGTATCATGCTGACATTATTTACCGCACAATCTTGAATCTTATCATGTTCTGCGGTACAGAAGGTGTTAACGGCGGCGGCTGGGCTCACTACGTAGGACAGGAAAAATTGCGCCCTGTGGAAGGCTGGGGCGGTATTATGACCGCTAATGACTGGAGCAAGGCGCCCCGTTTGCAAAATGGCACATCCTGGTTCTATTTTGCTACGGAACAATATCGTTCCGACTGTATCGATTTAGCGGATCGTGTATCTAAATTGGCTAAGCCTCGCTACCGTCACCCCGGTGACTATAATGTGTTGGCCGCTCGTTTAGGCTGGTTGCCATCGTATCCTACTTTCAACAAAGGCAGTCAACAATTGATTAACGATGCTCGTGCATCCGGTGCCGGTACGGAGTCTGAAATCAACCAATATGTGGCTCAATCATTGAAAAACAAAGAATTACAATTCTGCGTAGAAGATCCGGCGGCTAAAGAGAACCATCCACGCAATTTATTTGTTTGGCGTGCGAACCTTATCGGCTCCTCCTCTAAAGGTCACGAGTATTTCTTGAAACATTTATTGGGTACTAAAAATGCGGTATTGGAAGACGATGATTCTCCTACACGTCCGGAAGAAATTAAATGGCGTGAAGCCGATGGGGCGGGTAAGCTCGATCTTTTAATCGATATCGACTTCCGCATGGCATCTACAGGTCTGTATTCAGATATCGTATTCCCTGCTGCCACATGGTATGAAAAGGAAGATCTGTCCTCTACGGATATGCATCCATACGTACACGTATTCCAGGCTGCTGTTGACTGCGCATGGGAAACTAAATCTGACTGGGATACATTCCGTACCCTTGCGGAAACAGTATCTCGCGTAGCGAAAGAGTCAGGTTTTACGGAATACGAAGATATTGTAGCGGTGCCTCTTGGTCATGACAGTCCCGGTGAAGTGGCACAACCGGAAGGTAAGGTGCTCGACTGGAGTAAAGGCGAATGTGAACCGATTCCCGGTAAAACTATGCCGAACCTCGTTCATGTAAAACGCGATTACGGTCAAATCTTTGAAAAATTCATCGCATTGGGGCCTAATATTGAAAATAAGATGGGGGCTCACGGTATGGCGTGGGATGTTTCCGACGAATATAAGACGTTGTACGATCAGAATGGTACAATCGACAATCCTGAATTCGTTTCTCATGGTCGTCCAAGTATCTATGAATGTAAAGAAGCTTGTAATGCGGTGTTGACATTGTCATCCTGTACAAATGGTAAACTCGCTGTTCGCTCCTGGAAGGCGATGGAAGAAAAAACGGGTCTTTCCGGTCTTGAAAAGAATGCAAAGGGTCGCGAACAGGAAAAAATTACCTTTGATGATATGGTTCGTCAACCGCGCTTTATCATCAGTTCTGTAACAAGTACCGGTAAGAACGATAAAAATCGTCGTTATTCTCCATTTACAACATCTACGGAAGATAAGGTACCGTTCCGTACCGTAACCGGTCGCCAATCCTTCTATTGCGATCATGAAATGATGCGCGATTACGGTGAAGCCATGGCATTGTATAAACCTGTCTTATCCTATAAACCTGTCCAAAAGGATTATTCCATTGAAGGTATACCGGAAATTACATTGAAATACTTAACACCACATCATAAGTGGTCTACTCACAGTATGTATTTCGATAGCCAACAAATGTTGACATTGTTCCGCGGCGGTCAAACCATTTGGCTCAACGAAGATGATGCGGCTGAAATCGGCGTAAAAGATAACGACTGGGTGGAAGCTTTCAACAAAAACGGTGTAGTAGCTGCTCGTGCAGTTGTGTCCCCTCGTATTCCTCGCGGTATTTCCTATATGCACCATTCCCAGGACCGTCATATCAACGTTCCCGGTACACAGGTTAAGAAAGATCGTCGTGGTGGTACGCACAATGCGCCGACACATATTCATATGAAGCCGACCCACATGATCGGCGGTTATGGTCAATTGAGCTATGGTTTTAACTACTACGGCCCTACCGGTAACCAACGTGATATGACGATTGTGGCTCGTAAATTGAAGGAGGTGGATTGGCTTGAAGATTAA
- the narH gene encoding nitrate reductase subunit beta — MKIKAQVSMVLNLDKCLGCHTCSITCKNTWTNREGAEYMYFNNVETRPGVGYPRNWENQEKWKGGWIIDKSGKLALSTGSKGSRLMKLFYHPEQPELKDYFEPWTYDYETLIHSGRKNNQPVARPRSLVTKQKMEVTWGPNWDDDLAGGHHAREDVNLTKMGEDIVFDYEEVFMRYLPRLCNHCLNPSCVAACPSGAIYKRDEDGVVLVSQDVCRGWRHCVPSCPYKKIFYNWETNKAEKCVFCYPRLENGLPQICAETCVGRMRYVGVVLYDMDKVEEMASTRDEQGIYQNTVDLILDPHDPEIIKAARAEGISEAFLKAAQKSPVYRLVKEWGVALPLHPEYRTLPMVWYVPPLSPILQRVTSDVYLPDAHEMRVPVQYLANMFTAGNTEILARVLQRILDMREYMRRREIEAEPIAHEVDLTEEQMYAMYKLLALSKYNDRFVIPSDVKVSREGRLEMQQQRGFACPTGGCHNG; from the coding sequence TTGAAGATTAAAGCTCAAGTATCCATGGTCCTAAATTTGGACAAGTGTCTAGGCTGTCACACATGCTCCATCACTTGTAAAAATACGTGGACGAACCGCGAAGGCGCGGAATATATGTACTTTAATAACGTGGAAACCCGCCCAGGCGTAGGGTATCCGCGTAACTGGGAAAATCAGGAGAAGTGGAAAGGCGGCTGGATTATCGACAAGAGCGGTAAGCTGGCACTTTCTACAGGCTCTAAAGGTTCCCGTCTGATGAAGTTGTTCTATCATCCTGAACAACCTGAATTGAAGGATTATTTTGAGCCGTGGACATATGACTATGAAACATTGATTCACTCCGGTCGTAAAAACAATCAACCGGTTGCACGCCCCCGTTCTCTTGTAACAAAACAGAAAATGGAGGTTACCTGGGGCCCGAACTGGGATGATGATTTGGCCGGTGGCCATCATGCTCGTGAAGACGTAAACCTCACGAAAATGGGCGAAGATATCGTATTTGATTATGAGGAAGTGTTCATGCGTTATTTGCCGCGCCTTTGTAATCATTGTCTGAATCCGTCCTGTGTGGCTGCATGTCCGTCCGGCGCTATTTACAAGCGCGATGAAGACGGTGTCGTTCTCGTATCGCAGGACGTATGTCGCGGCTGGAGACATTGTGTTCCATCCTGCCCGTATAAGAAAATTTTCTATAATTGGGAAACAAACAAAGCTGAAAAATGTGTATTCTGTTATCCACGTCTGGAAAACGGTCTACCTCAGATCTGTGCGGAAACATGCGTTGGACGCATGCGTTATGTGGGCGTTGTGCTGTATGATATGGACAAGGTGGAAGAAATGGCATCTACAAGGGATGAACAGGGTATCTACCAAAATACGGTAGATTTGATCTTGGACCCTCATGATCCGGAGATTATTAAAGCTGCTCGCGCAGAAGGTATCTCCGAAGCATTCCTGAAGGCAGCTCAGAAGTCCCCTGTTTATAGACTTGTAAAAGAATGGGGCGTAGCATTACCGTTGCATCCTGAGTATCGTACATTGCCGATGGTTTGGTATGTGCCGCCGCTCAGCCCGATTTTGCAACGTGTTACATCCGATGTATACTTGCCGGATGCACATGAAATGCGCGTACCTGTACAATATCTGGCGAATATGTTTACCGCCGGCAATACGGAAATTTTGGCTCGCGTGTTACAACGCATTCTCGATATGCGCGAATACATGCGCCGTCGTGAAATCGAAGCGGAACCTATTGCTCACGAGGTGGATCTTACGGAAGAGCAAATGTATGCTATGTATAAATTGCTGGCATTGTCCAAATATAATGATCGCTTTGTCATTCCGTCCGATGTCAAGGTATCCCGAGAAGGTCGCTTAGAAATGCAACAACAACGTGGTTTTGCATGTCCGACAGGGGGTTGTCATAATGGATGA
- the narJ gene encoding nitrate reductase molybdenum cofactor assembly chaperone, with product MDDAQKIALIASFLLRYPDETWYNELGEWREDAQSVEHPQLRQGLLEFFDYIEESDRKAFEDQYVRTFDFSRNTTMYLSSYEVQGTGEQAEELVKYKAFFLENGFDLPKEMPDYIPAILELCAVIEPDKAREVYDYCKPKLEYIRERLIEAKLTYAFLFDIILSVANGLEDSAR from the coding sequence ATGGATGATGCACAAAAAATAGCTCTCATTGCTTCTTTTTTGCTTCGCTATCCCGATGAAACCTGGTATAACGAATTAGGCGAATGGAGGGAGGATGCTCAATCCGTTGAGCACCCTCAACTTCGCCAGGGTTTGTTGGAGTTCTTCGATTATATTGAGGAATCGGACCGTAAGGCTTTTGAAGATCAATATGTGCGGACCTTTGACTTCAGTCGGAATACGACGATGTATCTGTCGTCCTACGAGGTGCAAGGTACAGGGGAACAGGCGGAAGAACTCGTTAAATACAAAGCTTTTTTCCTCGAAAACGGTTTTGACTTGCCAAAGGAAATGCCCGATTATATTCCGGCTATTTTAGAACTTTGCGCCGTTATCGAACCGGATAAAGCGCGTGAGGTATATGATTACTGCAAGCCGAAATTAGAGTACATTCGGGAGCGATTGATCGAAGCAAAACTGACCTATGCTTTCTTATTTGATATCATATTGTCGGTTGCGAATGGATTGGAGGACAGTGCACGATGA
- the narI gene encoding respiratory nitrate reductase subunit gamma, translated as MNQFLWGALPYIAFTFLIVGTLVRFFYFERNWTTKSSEFLEKKQLRIANPLFHFGLLCVIGGHIVGVLVPKAWTAAIGIDDHMYHEGALYLGAVAGVIFIVGFLLLMKRRFTVPAMKVNTSRLDKWLYLFLTLAIFSGMAGTLLNASGFFDYRVSIGPWFRSLLSFMPDPSLMEGVPFMFKFHMLAWMVVAIIFPFSRLVHCLSVPLNYLTRPFIVYRKRDYK; from the coding sequence ATGAATCAATTTTTATGGGGCGCTTTGCCATATATTGCGTTTACCTTCTTAATCGTAGGCACGCTTGTCCGTTTCTTTTATTTTGAAAGAAACTGGACTACAAAATCTAGTGAATTCTTAGAGAAAAAACAGTTGCGCATCGCAAATCCGCTGTTTCACTTCGGTTTGCTCTGCGTTATCGGTGGGCACATAGTGGGGGTATTGGTACCTAAAGCGTGGACCGCCGCTATCGGTATTGATGACCATATGTACCATGAAGGGGCGTTGTATTTGGGTGCTGTAGCCGGAGTTATTTTCATCGTCGGGTTTTTACTCCTGATGAAGCGCCGTTTTACGGTTCCCGCAATGAAGGTCAACACATCTCGTCTTGATAAATGGTTATATCTGTTCCTCACTTTAGCTATCTTCAGCGGCATGGCGGGTACATTGCTTAATGCATCCGGCTTCTTTGATTATCGCGTATCCATCGGTCCCTGGTTCCGCAGCTTACTATCCTTTATGCCGGATCCGTCCCTGATGGAAGGTGTGCCGTTTATGTTCAAGTTCCATATGTTGGCGTGGATGGTTGTGGCGATTATCTTCCCGTTCAGTCGGCTGGTACACTGCTTGAGTGTTCCGCTCAACTACTTGACCCGTCCGTTTATCGTTTATCGAAAACGGGATTACAAATAA
- a CDS encoding putative porin, with amino-acid sequence MKKRKITSAFAVMSLMSVVTAFAINPFSDVSSDSWAYQAVDQLAIAGIINGYPDGTFKGQNNITRYEMAQMIAKGLANQDRANAEQQALLNRLTDEFSNELNTLGVRVAKLEDRVGKVKITGDARINYIGKEGIDGYDYEDKFTTRVRLGLDAKVNKNTSVKARITTGSIEFGDSSKTAQADWDLAYVEHKFGKNVIVDAGRYTQKFGNGLIYSSNFDGVGATAKLGNVTLNGAYGYMTAGRFAKVSKDDNGDVGLVNARVQIGKHFDVGAMLAHVGKANVRMSNGKRNNDFDNVYGFNAKYNLGQFGVEGEWVKASGVSDSDVWNVGVKWGEYKIDKKNSWTVHLDYFDQAKNAPVFKTQKYESNDLQKNKRFEGYKAWQLSASYAPEKNVGINAYYGFHAKTHEGNKVNDYYRADLNFKF; translated from the coding sequence ATGAAGAAACGTAAGATTACCAGTGCTTTTGCAGTGATGTCCCTAATGAGCGTAGTGACAGCGTTTGCCATCAACCCTTTTTCCGATGTGTCCTCCGACAGTTGGGCCTATCAAGCTGTTGATCAGTTAGCGATAGCAGGTATCATTAACGGCTATCCGGATGGTACTTTCAAAGGACAAAACAATATTACCCGCTATGAAATGGCGCAAATGATTGCGAAAGGGTTGGCAAATCAGGACCGTGCCAATGCGGAGCAGCAGGCTTTATTGAATCGCCTGACAGATGAGTTTTCTAATGAGTTGAATACATTGGGCGTTCGTGTGGCAAAACTCGAAGATCGTGTAGGTAAGGTAAAAATTACAGGGGATGCGCGTATCAATTATATCGGTAAAGAGGGTATTGATGGTTATGATTACGAAGATAAATTTACCACGCGTGTACGGTTGGGACTTGATGCAAAGGTCAATAAAAATACTTCGGTCAAAGCTCGTATCACGACGGGCTCTATTGAATTCGGTGATTCCTCCAAGACGGCACAGGCTGATTGGGATCTAGCCTATGTGGAGCATAAATTTGGTAAAAATGTTATCGTCGATGCGGGCCGTTATACACAGAAATTCGGTAACGGTCTGATTTACTCCTCTAATTTTGACGGTGTCGGGGCTACGGCAAAACTCGGCAATGTTACGTTGAACGGCGCTTATGGTTATATGACTGCCGGGCGTTTTGCGAAGGTGAGCAAGGATGATAATGGTGATGTGGGTTTGGTAAATGCCAGGGTTCAAATCGGTAAGCATTTTGATGTAGGTGCTATGCTTGCACATGTGGGAAAAGCTAATGTACGTATGTCCAATGGTAAGCGGAATAATGATTTTGATAATGTATACGGATTTAATGCAAAATATAATCTTGGACAGTTCGGTGTGGAAGGTGAATGGGTAAAAGCTTCCGGCGTTAGTGATTCCGATGTGTGGAACGTAGGTGTTAAATGGGGTGAGTATAAGATTGATAAGAAAAACTCCTGGACAGTTCATTTAGATTATTTTGATCAGGCCAAAAATGCACCGGTATTTAAAACTCAAAAATATGAGTCCAATGATCTGCAGAAAAATAAGCGATTTGAGGGCTATAAAGCATGGCAATTAAGCGCATCCTATGCACCGGAAAAGAATGTCGGCATCAATGCTTATTATGGATTCCATGCAAAGACGCATGAAGGTAATAAAGTAAATGATTACTATCGTGCAGATCTCAACTTTAAATTTTAA